One genomic segment of Arachis duranensis cultivar V14167 chromosome 4, aradu.V14167.gnm2.J7QH, whole genome shotgun sequence includes these proteins:
- the LOC107482975 gene encoding chitin elicitor receptor kinase 1-like yields MSRKPNARKQQHVPLIDLLILCYLLLFTATTTKSEAKCSSGCNLALASYYLWPGTNLTYITTIFGKPQSEILKYNPEIKNPDSIDKQERINVPFSCDCLNGDFLGHTFSYETHHGDTYNNIAHVAFSNLTTEEWLSRVNSYPALNIPDGVQINVTVNCSCGDIHVSKDYGLFATYPLRIGQDLKTVAAESAVPAELLQRYNQGSDFGAGNGIVFVPAKDENGKFPPLPLGSGISGGAIASIIGGAVAGLLLLALVLYFALFRRKKVVAEVSLLPHDQFTQLQHGCGSRLSKGSESSPVISPRLTGITVDKSVEFSYEELAKATNDFSIANKIGQGGFGSVYYAELRDEKAAIKRMDMQASKEFLAELKVLTHVHHLNLVRLIGYCVEGSLFLVYEYIENGNLSQHLRGSGRDSLSWPIRVQIALDSARGLEYIHEHTVPVYIHRDIKSANILIDKNFRGKVADFGLTRLTEYGSSSLQTRLVGTFGYMPPEYAQYGEVSPKIDVYAFGVVLYELISGKEAIIKTNEIVTESKGLVALFEEVLSQTDPKEDLSKYVDPRLGDNYPVDSVFKMCQLARACTHENPQLRPSMRSIVVALMTLSSATEDWDVGSFYENQALVHLMAGR; encoded by the exons ATGAGCAGAAAGCCAAACGCAAGAAAACAGCAGCATGTTCCATTGATTGATCTCCTTATTCTCTGTTACCTTCTCTTATTCACTGCCACAACCACAAAATCCGAAGCTAAATGCAGTTCTGGGTGCAACCTTGCACTAGCTTCCTACTACCTATGGCCAGGAACAAACCTCACTTACATCACCACCATCTTCGGAAAACCACAGTCAGAGATTCTGAAATACAACCCTGAAATAAAAAACCCAGATTCCATTGATAAGCAAGAAAGGATCAACGTTCCCTTCTCATGTGACTGCTTGAACGGTGATTTCTTAGGTCACACTTTTTCATACGAAACACATCACGGTGACACGTACAATAACATTGCTCATGTTGCTTTCTCAAACCTCACAACTGAGGAGTGGCTAAGTAGGGTTAATAGCTATCCAGCTTTAAACATTCCTGATGGTGTTCAGATCAATGTAACTGTAAATTGTTCATGCGGAGATATACATGTGTCTAAGGATTATGGATTGTTTGCCACGTATCCCCTTAGGATCGGCCAGGATTTGAAGACGGTGGCGGCCGAATCCGCCGTGCCGGCCGAGTTGCTGCAGAGGTACAATCAGGGCTCTGATTTTGGTGCCGGGAATGGGATTGTTTTTGTGCCGGCCAAAG ATGAAAATGGAAAGTTTCCGCCACTGCCATTGGG ATCAG GAATCTCTGGTGGAGCCATTGCTAGCATTATTGGAGGTGCTGTTGCTGGATTATTACTATTGGCACTTGTTCTCTATTTTGCTCTATTTAGAAGAAAGAAAGTGGTGGCTGAGGTGTCCCTTCTCCCTCATGATCAATTTACTCAACTCCAACATG GTTGTGGAAGCAGGTTGAGTAAGGGATCAGAATCTTCCCCTGTGATTTCGCCAAGGTTGACCGGTATTACAGTTGACAAGTCAGTGGAGTTCTCATATGAAGAGTTGGCCAAAGCTACTAATGACTTTAGCATAGCTAACAAAATTGGTCAAGGTGGTTTTGGTTCTGTATACTATGCAGAGCTTAGGGATGAG AAAGCGGCAATTAAGAGAATGGATATGCAAGCATCAAAAGAATTCCTTGCTGAACTCAAGGTTCTAACACACGTCCATCACTTGAACTTG GTGCGTTTAATAGGATACTGTGTTGAAGGCTCCTTATTTTTGGTTTATGAATACATTGAGAATGGCAATCTAAGTCAACATTTGCGTGGCTCAg GGAGGGATTCATTATCATGGCCTATTAGAGTTCAAATTGCACTGGATTCAGCAAGAGGACTGGAATACATTCATGAGCATACAGTTCCTGTCTATATCCATAGAGATATTAAGTCAGCAAACATTTTGATAGACAAAAACTTTCGCGGAAAG GTTGCAGATTTTGGTCTAACAAGATTGACTGAATATGGTAGCTCTTCATTACAGACACGTCTTGTTGGTACATTTGGCTATATGCCTCCAGA ATATGCACAGTATGGTGAAGTTTCCCCCAAAATAGATGTATATGCTTTTGGTGTTGTTCTCTATGAACTCATATCCGGAAAGGAAGCTATTATCAAGACAAATGAGATTGTGACTGAATCAAAAGGGCTAGTTGCCTTG TTTGAAGAGGTTCTTAGTCAAACAGACCCAAAAGAAGATCTTTCAAAATATGTTGACCCTAGACTTGGTGACAACTACCCTGTTGACTCTGTATTTAAG ATGTGTCAACTTGCTAGAGCATGCACACATGAAAATCCTCAACTAAGGCCAAGCATGAGATCAATTGTGGTAGCATTAATGACACTTTCGTCAGCAACTGAGGATTGGGATGTTGGCTCTTTCTATGAAAACCAAGCTTTGGTGCATCTAATGGCTGGAAGGTAG